The sequence CTCCCTGTATCTTGGTCAGTAAACCGGTTGGAATGGACCACCGTAAAGTAAATGGAGTCACTAAGCCAGATTAATTTCCTCTTCCTCGGATGGAGGACTGCGTTGATTAAGTCGGCGCAGCTAAGTTTGTGAGCAAATTTGACCTGTTATTGTGCTATTGGCAGGTGCCACTGACGAGTAGGGCACATAAAATGTTTGCCTTTATTACACCCTCTGGTCTGTACTCGTATTCGGTTATGAGTTTAGTGACTATGAATCGTTGGAGTGACTATGAATCGTTGGAGTGACTATGAATCGTTGGAGTGACTATGAATCGTTGGAGTCACTATGAATCGTTGGAGTCACTATGAATCATTGGAGTGACTGAATCGTTGGGAAATGACAACCGTTGAGAAATGACTATGAACCATTGGGAGATGTTGTTTGCGTTTGTAGCTGATGTGGTCTCTTGTGTGCCCTGTTCCTGAGTGTTATGTGACTGACCATTGTTTGGTTTTGTCATGTTCTAACTTTCCTGTCTGGTCCCTCCTGGTCTTGTGTTCTCCTTTCCTCTTACTTACTTACTCTcacttgttacgaaccggctcagagttcgcaacaaaagggagacaacgtggagacaaggagtatcaaaaatatatatttattagctaccacaaacaaaaacaacaaggtgtctgcatggagagagtctcccttcatgactgtggaagaggtctctttatcctgggacacagccgggcccaggtgcttcccatttagctgacgacccttccaactccgcccaccggcatcctaacaaggaaacaagaacagagagagagaatacggcagacagagtgggagggccgtcacaccccccccccataaaacaacgtaccagcctctgcgtcccaaattgacacaggcctctgcgtcccaaattgacacaggcctctgcgtcccaaattgacacaggcctctgcgtcccaaattgacacaggcctctgcgtcccaaattgacacaggcctctgcgtcccaaattgacgaTTCATAGTCACTCCAACGATTCATAGTGACTCCAACGATTCATAGTGACTCCAACGATTCATAGTGACTCCAACGATTCATAGTCACTCCAACGATTCATAGTCACTCCAACGATTCATAGTCACTCCAACAATTCATAGTCACTCCAACGATTCAGTTACTAAACTCATAACCGAATACGAGTACAGACCAGAGGGTGTAATAAAGGCAAAAATTTCATGTGCCCTACTCGTCAGTGGCACCTGCCAATAGCACAATAACAGGTCAAATTTGCTCACAAACAGCTGCGCCGACTTGATCAACGCAGTCCTCCATCCGAGGAAGAGGAAATTAATCTGGCTTAGTGACTCCGTTTACCTTACGGTGGTCCGTTCCATCCGGTTTACTGACCAAGATACAGGGAGAAGCCCAACTGGAGAAAGAAGGCTCTGCTATCTTACTCTCCAGCATGTACCTGACCTCAGCATCCAGACAACGCAGTTTCTCTACAGAGACTCTATAGAACCGCTGACGAATGGGGTCAGCATCTCCAATGTCAATATCATGCTCTATCAAGTTTGTACGTGTAGGTGTCACAGAAAACAAACCTGGAATTTTCCGAATCAGACCAACCAGCTCTTTCCGCCCATCAACAGGTAGCTGAGTAAAAGGGCTATCCAAAATATCCAGTGTCTCTGAATTTTTCAATCTACCCTGCAGTATGCAATCATCGGGACCAGGAACATTTTCGTCCTCATGCACAGACCTAGTATTACAAGAACCAAGGGAAGTAACGGTATCAGCCAaacgaaccggctcagagttcgcaacaaaagggagacaacgtggagacaaggagtatcacaaatatatatttattagctaccacaaccaaaaacaacaaggtgtctgcatggagagagtctcccttcatgactgtggaagaggtctctttatcctgggacacagccgggcccaggtgcttcccatttagctgacgacccttccaactccgcccaccggcatcctaacaaggaaacaagaacagagagaatacggcagacagagtgggagggtcgtcacactgtACAGCCTCCCCCTGAGAAACCACATGGACTCTGTCTAACAGGAGCTCAAACAGGTAGAGGACAGGACTGTACAGCCTCCCCTTGAGAAACCACATGGACTCTGTCTAACAGGAGCTCAAACAGGTAGAGGACAGGACTGTACAGCCTCCCCTTGAGAAACCACATGCACTCTGTCTAACAGGAGCTCAAACAGGTAGAGGACAGGACTGTACAGCCTCCCCTTGAGAAACCACATGCACTCTGTCTAACAGGAGCTCAAACAGGTAGAGGACAGGACTGTACAGCCTCCCCTTGAGAAACCACATGGACTCTGTCAAACAGGAGCTCAAACAGGTAGAGGACCGGACTGTACAGCCTCCCTTGAGAAACCACATGGACTCTGTCTAACAGGAgctcaaacaggtaggcctagaTAATACAGGCACTTGGCCCCCACGACCATTACAATTACCCCATTGCCAATTACAACCAATAAACTGGTTCTACAATGTAAAAGTCAATTTCCGCATCCATTGTTACATTGGTACATGCGTCTTAATCAGACTTAATGATTACTAAAGATATTTCAACACTATGAATACATGGAACAATCATTTTCTCTTATTCAAAGCTCTGATTCAAAGTTCAGGTCACGTAGCCTGTTTCTATACACACCTTTATACTCTCAACAAACATTAACATAGACATAGGACGCAGACACCCGGAACTCCGACGTAACCCAGAAACAATACATTGAACTAAATAAACAAAACTTCTTCCTCATGGGTCATGCAAACGTTCGTGTATAAACATCGCGCCTACGCAGAGCAGTGTAAGAAATGGTTGGTTAAATGAAAGTGTgtcgtaggcctatcaaacgtgaaGCAGAAATGTCTACGTGTTGCAATAAACGGTATGTGGATGGAATTATGACACGCTAACGATGATTGTAGTATTAGATGGAATATAGATTTACCACATAGGgcctatgtcacgtcctgaccagtaataggggttatatgtattgtagtttggtcaggatgtggcagagggtatttgttttatgtggttcggggggggtggtttgcttagaagggtgtttgatttattatttccgggttttgggttatgttctatgttttttgtatttctatgttctctctagtttagtatttctatgttaggtagttgggtgttggactctcaattggaggcaggtgtttgtagttgcctttgattgagagtcctatatataggtatgtgttttgtgggagattgttctgtgtatagccttgtgccttaccagactgttattcGTTGTTGTGTCTTTTTGgggtacgtgtttattttggtttttccttttttGTCCTATTAAtgaagaagatgagtgcacatttccccgctgcgtcttggtccgctttatccgacgacaaccgttacagcctATGTATTTAGACGTGTGAAAGCAAGAACAAACATACTGTATCAACAAGAGAAAGAAAAGCCCTGTCCACTGGCGGGAGCTTGGAGAGCTCAGGTGAAGAGCTGTGTCTATGGTGCGTCTTCGCCACAGTAATAATTAACTTAACAACAAATTACAAATGCAAGCTAAGTAAATTATGTATTTCAAGCAATTGTTACATAACAGAAGACCAGTAAGCCTATTCTAGCAATTGTTGCCCCATTGCTGGTGAGCTTGCAAAGTAATATTCTTGATCACCAAATTGTTTTGGagctgcatatttatttattatggcaATCGTGTCTCCCTACAATTTGACGTTTGCGCTTCACCCGATCCTGTAGCTGTACAGCAAATCAGTCATCTTCACCAGCTCACGAGacctgtgttgattgacagtttgctgATTCAATCAGAGCGCCGAGTGTGTGTTTCACTAGCCAGTCTGTTGCAAGGGCGATGCTGCGGCTACTGTTTCTGGCTGCGTGTAGAGTCGTCCACGTGGACTCTGtgccacaaaatgagtgacaaaacAAAACCTGCCCAGACAATTTCAAGTCATCAGTCTCAAGTCAAAGTCGAGTCCCGGCTCTTGAGGctccaagtcaagtctcaagttattttattttatatcaagtgacacacacacacacacacacacacacacacacagtagactctgtctctcactaCGTTTAACTATGTCTCTGCTGAAACATGCTGAACACATTGAAACTGGCTCCCTGCTTCTTCCTAGCCTCCTTAAGAAACATAAGACATGTTCAGATGTTGAGAGACTTATCACACACAATGTATCACCAGAGCCAGAGATGCACAGTCCAGACCATGGGACACAGCAGGAGCTAGCCTCACTCAACTACAGCCCAAACATAGGCCTTTAAATAAATTCCAACAAGGGATAGGCCTTAAAATAAATACCAACAAGGGATAGGCCTTTAAATAAATACCAACAAGGGATAGGCCTTAAAATAAATACCAACAAGGGATAGGCCTTTAAATGAATACCAACAAGGGATAGGCCTTTAAATAAATACCAACAAGGGATAGGCCTTTAAATAAATACCAACAAGGGATAGGCCTTTAAATGAATACCAACAAGGGATAGGCCTTTAAATGAATACCAACAAGGGATAGGCCTTTAAATGAATACCAACAAGGGATAGGCCTTTATATAAATACCAACAAGGGATAGGCCTTTAAATAAATACCAACAAGGGATAGGCCTTTATATAAATGCCAACAAGGAATAGGCTTTTAAATAAATACCAACATGGAATGTGCCTTTGATtttatttattaggatcctcattagccaacgccaatggtgacagctagtcttactggggtccgacacataagaaaaaaagaagacattacaggcaaaatactttacaatttacatacatttaaatacattaacATGTAGCGTGTGTGTGAATCTATCAGTTCCACATActtgtcagtacatacacacaacaagtaggtcacgtATATATAAAGACCAACAAGGGATAGGCCTTTAAATAAAGACCAACAATGGGATAGGCCTTTAAATAAAGTCCAACAATGGGATAGGCCTTTAAATAAAGACCAACAATGGGATAGGCTTTAAATAAAGACCAACAATGGGATAGGCCTTTAAATAAATACCAACAATGGGATAGGCCTTTAAATAAAGACCAACAATGGGATAGGCCTTTAAATAAAGACCAACAATGGGATAGGCCTTTAAATAAATAACAACAATGGGATAGGCCTTTAAATAAAGAACAACAATGGGATAGGCCTTTAAATAAAGACCAACAATGGGATAGGCCTTTAAATAAATACCAACAATGGGATAGGCCTTTAAATAAAGACAAACAATGAGATAGGCCTTTAAATAAAGACCAACAATGGGATAGGCCTTTAAATAAAGACCCACAATGGGATAGGCCTTTAAATAAAGACCAACAATGGGTTTGGTCTATGTTCGAAGACAAAGCGCCACCAATTGTGATTATGCGTAAGAGTGACTACTTTGGAGGCAAAACTTGCTTAAGCAGGTCAAGTTCAAGTTtcatttgttgcaattgcaaacataCATTAGAATGTTCACATGTAGTgggaaaaaaacattaaaaagtgTGAAATACCTTGGACTGAAACAACTGAACCAATCAGACAAGTAAGGTAAGAAAGACATGGACATTTGATGTACTAAATATACCTTGTACAATTTCTATGAGAGGGATCATAGAGGTggatggagctgtgtgtgtgtgtgtgtgtgtgtgtgtgtgtgtgtgtgtgtgtgtgtgtgtgtgtgtgtgtgtgtgtcacaggtaTCTTCTTTGGAGGTGGAACAGGAGCCAGGGGGTAGTGTTGTGGTTTATCTTGGGGTTGACATTGCCCAtgtctagtggtgtggggtaaatagaacctggtcacctggtcatgTCAGGGCAGTATCAAGGCTACTGGGGTTAACATGGCCATGATGCTTAACCCATTCCACTGTCCCGTCCTTAAGTTTAAGAAAGGCTAGGCCTCCAAAAGCAGCCATCTTAACTATCCACACAACACGCTGATTAAAGCAATATCTATGTTTCTTAGACAGTCTGACACAACACACTTCATAATACTACTGAAccctgactaataacaacaacaaaaataacagaCAAGTGAATTACAGTTCAATGATGTTCAATAAATATGAAGTGTTTTCTTCCTGTGATCCACTGTTTACTAAATGGTGTTGAAGACAGTTCCTATAGATTCCCTGCTACAGATGGGGTTGTGGCTAGATTTCTGACCAATCGTGTTCATAGTAGTCACCACATATTGGAAGGTCAAAAagcagaggtcaggggtcaggactCAAACCAGCGCTGAAGGTTGGTGATGGTGTCAGTCCGGAGTCTGTGGTTCCGAACAACGCGACACGCTGTGCAGTAATGCTCCGCCCAGAAGGCGGTCAGGTGCACGCTGTAGCTCCTCCTCCAGGCCAGGTGTCTCTGCAGGAGGGAGGGGCTCCGGCGCAGCAGCATCAGGTATTGGGCGAGCAGGTGGGGAGAGGGGAAGTCGTCCACATGAATGAAGGCATCATGGGGGAGGAAGCGTTCGTAGTTTTCCCGCGGAGGCCCAAAAACTACAGGAACGGCCCCGGCCAGTAAGGAGTTCCAGAGCTTCTCGGTGATGTAGTCGGTGTGCTGTGAGTTCTCCAACGCCAGATAAAACAGGTAACGCCTCACCGTGCGCACCACAGTGCTGTCCTCTGGCAGTGGCACACCTGCACGCCCGAACACATCCACGTCAACGTAGTTAACCAGCCGACGGTAATACGCCACGCGGGCCTGCGACTCCGACCAGTTACTGATGACCCAGGCCAGTAGGTGGAGCCGTCGGGGGCGTGTGTGGGGGGCGTTGGCGTGAGGGTGAAGGCGGGTCACAAGGTAGCCGTAGGGGAGAAAGATGTCTGAATCGGCACGGTAGGTCATGGTGAGGTTGAACAAGCCCTCGAACCGCCGCAGGCCACGAGTGTGAGACGGGGATTCAAAATTCATCCAGATCCACTTCTGGCCACGGGGTCGTGGGTCGGACGGGAGTGCCGTGGCGTTGGTTGCTATCTCACGGTGGTGCATGATGATGGCGTCGGCCCCAGGGTACATGCGTCGGTCGTCGGTCAGTACGCACCCACGTATCCCAAAGCGCGCCTCGCAGTCCGGCAGTCTGCGGTATTGGCCGAAGGGGTGAGTCCACAACAGAAGGGTGACATCTCTGGGTTCGactccagtgagagagaggggttggagtcGTGGGTCAAAGAGATTGAGAAAACACACTCCAAGGAGGAGAAAGAGCGCACAGACGAGAGCGGTGAAACACACCCACGAGCATAATGTTCTCAGAACAGCCACTCTAAATGTTTTGCAGCGACACAAACTGGGGCGCTTACCGGCTCTGTGAAAGGTAGAACGACCACCTGTTATCCACTGAGTAGCCCACTGAGTTAGCTCCATGAAATCCTGTCAGACTTCCAGTCCTTATATCCATTAACTGCTCATGCACCCTTTGCCATTAACTCCAGAAGTTCTACAACTTTAACGTCAACTGCCCTGTCACATTCGCCTCTCCGTCGAACTCAGAATAATGATCTCTTCCACCTGGGCTAGGATGACAAGGACAAAAGTTAAGGTCCTCCTTCCTCACACCTGCTACCCCCTCCGCTATGAGGAAAAACCAGTCGGCCCCGTCTCAGGAAAACAATGAAGTTAGGCCTacagtctgtctctgctctgtcagGCAAGATTAGGACATCCGCCACCAGACTTTAATCATGTGTTACCTACATTTCCTGAGCTGTGTTGTTGGTGAATGTGGCCGCAAACAGATAGGCCGAAACACCATCCTGCTCAAATACTTGATGTGGCAGCGTGCGAGCTCCGGTTACTGGTGAATGCGGTCTTTGTCACCCTGAGAGGCTCTTTCAGGATGGCACAAGTAAACATGCTGTCCCTCGGGTTGAGGGCTGCTATGTAGCCTAGATGCAGCAGTGCCTGAACTGAATTATATACCTCACTGGCTTGAACCAATGATCATACCGTTAAAATGCAGACCTCTTGAATCAATGATCATACCGTTAAATGCAGACCTCTTGAATCAATGATCATACCGTTAAAATGCAGACCTCTTGAATCAATGATCATACCGTTAAATGCAGACCTCTTGAATCAATGATCATACCGTTAAAATGCAGACCTCTTGAATCAATGATCATACCGTTAAAATGCAGACCTCTTGAATCAATAGACGAGGGAGACAAAGTGATACTGTGAGTAACAACATAAATATAATGTAGGGAAAAATATCACAGATACTTACAATTCtgttatttaatttaatttataatcCATGAGCACAAAATGTGGTAACCTGCATGCGTTTAAATTTGTTACACGGTAATTACCTCAGCTGTGTTAGGTCTATAATCTATTTTGCAGACTAAACTCCTCTCCGTGTTGAAGGAAGTTTCCCTCCGTGGTGAAGGAAGTTTCCCTCCGTGGTGAAGGAAGTTTCCCTCCGTGGTGAAGGAAGATTCCCTCCGTGGTGAAGGAAGTTTCCCTCCGGGGTGAAGGAAGTTTCCCTCCGTGGTGAAGGAAGTTTCCCTCCGTGGTGAAGGAAGTTTCCCTCCGTGGTGAAGGAAGTTTCCCTCCGTGGTGAAGGAAGTTTCCCTCCGTGGTGAAGGAAGTTTCCCTCCGTGGTGAAGGAAGTTTCTCTCCGTGGTGAAGGAAGTTTCCCTCCGTGGTGAAGGAAGTTTCCCTCCGTGGTGAAGGAATTTTCCCTCCGGGGTGAAGGAAGTTTCCCTCCGTGGTGAAGGAAGTTTCCCTCCGTGGTGAAGGAAGTTTCCCTCCGTGGTGAAGGAAGATTCCCTCCGTGGTGAAGGAAGTTTCCCTCCGTGGTGAAGGAAGTTTCCCTCCGGGGTGAAGGAAGTTTCCCTCCGTGGTGAAGGA comes from Salmo salar chromosome ssa20, Ssal_v3.1, whole genome shotgun sequence and encodes:
- the LOC106581517 gene encoding alpha-(1,3)-fucosyltransferase 4-like is translated as MELTQWATQWITGGRSTFHRAGKRPSLCRCKTFRVAVLRTLCSWVCFTALVCALFLLLGVCFLNLFDPRLQPLSLTGVEPRDVTLLLWTHPFGQYRRLPDCEARFGIRGCVLTDDRRMYPGADAIIMHHREIATNATALPSDPRPRGQKWIWMNFESPSHTRGLRRFEGLFNLTMTYRADSDIFLPYGYLVTRLHPHANAPHTRPRRLHLLAWVISNWSESQARVAYYRRLVNYVDVDVFGRAGVPLPEDSTVVRTVRRYLFYLALENSQHTDYITEKLWNSLLAGAVPVVFGPPRENYERFLPHDAFIHVDDFPSPHLLAQYLMLLRRSPSLLQRHLAWRRSYSVHLTAFWAEHYCTACRVVRNHRLRTDTITNLQRWFES